A region of Ochotona princeps isolate mOchPri1 chromosome 2, mOchPri1.hap1, whole genome shotgun sequence DNA encodes the following proteins:
- the LOC131479655 gene encoding chymotrypsin-like elastase family member 3B — protein sequence MSALTGTVRILPVKSYVLHEKYNGVLNDGYDIALIELSRSAELTTWVQPACLPSAGYITPNGTECYVTGWGFISTSGPASDTLLEGLLCVLDHEHCSQPDYWGDNVNKRQLCAGECGSSACLGDSGGPLNCPGVNTVWEVHGIVSFGSARGCNYPKEPTVFTRVSCFIDWIEEVRTGQLGGLY from the exons ATGTCGGCGCTAACAGGAACTGTGAGGATCCTACCTGTGAAGTCATATGTCTTGCATGAAAAATACAATGGTGTTCTGAACGATGG GTATGACATCGCCCTCATTGAGCTATCACGGAGTGCTGAGCTGACAACTTGGGtccagcctgcctgccttccctctgCAGGCTACATCACGCCCAATGGGACAGAATGCTACGTCACTGGCTGGGGCTTCATCTCCA CCAGTGGGCCAGCCTCAGACACTCTACTGGAGGGGCTGCTGTGTGTGTTGGACCATGAGCACTGCTCTCAGCCAGACTATTGGGGTGACAATGTGAACAAACGCCAGTTGTGTGCTGGCGAATGCGGATCCTCTGCCTGCCTG GGTGACTCTGGAGGACCTCTCAACTGCCCCGGAGTGAATACTGTGTGGGAGGTCCATGGCATAGTCAGCTTTGGTTCCGCTCGAGGCTGCAATTACCCCAAGGAGCCCACGGTGTTCACCCGTGTGTCGTGTTTCATTGACTGGATTGAGGAGGTGAGGACTGGGCAGCTGGGAGGGCTATACTGA